GAATTTGCTTATCAGTTAGCAGTAAAAGAGGGACGAAAAAAAGTCACTATCGTTCACAAAGCCAACATCCTAAAGTCCACTTCGGGTCTATTTTTAGAAGTGGCGCGCGAAGTTGCGCTACGTTATCCCCAGATTGAAACCAATGAGATGATAGTGGATGCAGTGTGCATGAACTTGGTCATGTATCCAGAGCGCTTTGATATTATTGTGACCACCAACTTATTTGGCGATATTATCTCCGACTTATGTGCCGGCTTAATTGGCGGTTTAGGCATGGCGCCAGGCGCCAATATTGGTAAAGAAGTGGCTATTTTTGAAGCCGTACACGGCTCGGCACCCGATATTGCCGGACAAAATATTGCCAATCCTTGCTCGGTAATTTTAGCCGCTATCCAACTGCTTGAGCATCTTAATATGCAAGACCAAGCCGAGCTTATTCGCGCTGCTATTAAAAAAACACTGGCTCAGGGTAAAACCATAACTCAAGACTTAAGCGGCAGTGCCAGTACTACTGAGTTTACCGACGCCATTATTGCCAATCTTTAGCGCCTAATGGCTTATTTTATGAGGGTCGAAAGGCCCTTTTGCCTATAAAAAATACTGCTTAGTTCAGCCTTTACTTCTTTCAAGCCCGACTATAGTTAGTGAGCAATGTCATGGCGATGTTTGTCATCTGCAAGCGACTCACATTAAAGAGGTAGGCTATGGACAGTCGAAAGGTTGGGCAAGTATTAATACTATTAAGCAGTGTGAGTAGCGCAAGCTATGGCTTTGAAGAGTCTGTCCAAACTAATAGCCATCTATCGGAGCCGGCGCGCTCAGTTTCCAGCCCGCCAGCTGACACACCAGCTTTAAGTCGCCCTGCTTTTTGGTCATTTACGCCAAAAAGCCTCACCTTCACCCACAGCAACTTACTGACTCGCTTATCTGATCGCTATCAACTTAATCTAGAATTTAGCCCCAGCGAAGTAAACGCCAAGCCTAATTTTAACGCCTATCCAAGTTACCAACTAAGTAGCCAAAGCTCGCTAGGCTTTTCGTTTAATCATTTTCGCCCGCGCTTTAATTTTGAGCGCGCAGGCCTACAAACCTCGCTCCACTTTCGCGGTGATGGCGTTAAACTAAATTTTCGCCCCACCGCTATTAGCAAACAATTAGAGTTTGAT
This genomic window from Oceanisphaera avium contains:
- a CDS encoding isocitrate dehydrogenase, whose translation is MTQRSITVLPGDGIGPSIVAAAIKILDAAGCQFQYDYADAGLSALEKYGELLPQTTLDLIAKNKVALKGPLTTPIGGGFTSINVTLRKHFNLYANLRPVVSFAGTQSRFENIDIITIRENTEGMYSGAGQTRALDNSSAEAMSIITHEGAERISEFAYQLAVKEGRKKVTIVHKANILKSTSGLFLEVAREVALRYPQIETNEMIVDAVCMNLVMYPERFDIIVTTNLFGDIISDLCAGLIGGLGMAPGANIGKEVAIFEAVHGSAPDIAGQNIANPCSVILAAIQLLEHLNMQDQAELIRAAIKKTLAQGKTITQDLSGSASTTEFTDAIIANL